A portion of the Magnetococcales bacterium genome contains these proteins:
- a CDS encoding SUMF1/EgtB/PvdO family nonheme iron enzyme, with protein MDEIKDSVPVVLVDTAGFDRLEREEEQAVLARRLLEALMESIRPFIGFADPKKLIRRHGTGDGYYLFLESLPSPVAMRFARNLEEKLREENKQHPRYPLRLRVGLTLGRVGMVEDQLLGKVLTEAARLIDHDWIKKVLDERPENPLVLVTSAFFWDDWYNHAFRLDAALCYPTERPWIQEDLSVKHDKTVAAHVQVVPELWATIKRRFPPQGKTASSAPDLTPWLQSLLDRVRHIKISGIGSGAGRGRSANLYPIEELYTTLKSQAAELRGQGHAAELQGHGHAAKLRGDAAELQDFVDEQGVFAALGRGAGEEMLERVALRAEPISLATLLPIHRRLYIEGQPGAGKTTFLHLVAAMLAKDLLREDCPVGSSWRSRYLGMDDRQVAPLPLLLKISELAALLADKNTPKRADDRFRLLDLLQTTADARPDLAWRNYWEGLLKEGRVVLLLDGLDEVVEEGVRAQVFEIFQNAATHWPQSAIIVSSRPYGGEILQERGFYRAMIAPFGAEETREFIDRWSAALYGHAIGDRPAGEAGQHADTLKKAILDKPAIRKLAENPVMLTCLCVVHWNEGSLPEGRARVYKAVIHWLLGSKESIRTQKDAIRTGETYTNRFALEAFAAIALAMMGGKDGHKKTIFDLEEAAEAAVPLLERHFPQSAAAERLSQARAWIHFECIFSGILEETSRNRLRFWHLTFQEYLAGQNLAWMSDDPANGWWQVVAGRLENVAWRETVDLFPGTLFDEGGGRRVDELLARVLEKYAGQDLVDAARQAGLMGRILEPMRVYEYQPKPEIQAQYRRVLDQALEIFESEGAVLVPIAERLQAAEALGQGGDPRLAEEKWQKNLLAVLGTDIVLGKYLVTVQEYQSFIDNGGYNDPAYWQEERAWTFRQAEGWQEPEDWAKQLGHPNRPVVGVSWYEAWAYCLWMSQQKGSRFFLPEERDSEKAATPSQGDYPWGPAEPTPDLANYDASKIGSPTPVGLYPAGNGPHGHCDLAGNVWEWSASPREESSGWSKEDIEKRGPPKVVRGGSWLNPAEFLRAAIRNDYLAGGRGDNLGFRLAAPASTLGP; from the coding sequence ATGGATGAAATAAAAGATTCTGTCCCTGTGGTCCTGGTGGATACCGCCGGATTTGATCGTCTGGAGAGGGAGGAGGAGCAGGCTGTCCTTGCCCGGCGTTTGCTGGAGGCACTCATGGAGAGCATCCGGCCGTTCATCGGGTTTGCCGATCCGAAAAAACTGATCCGTCGCCACGGCACCGGGGATGGATATTATTTGTTTCTGGAGAGTCTCCCGTCGCCGGTGGCCATGCGTTTTGCGCGAAACCTGGAGGAAAAACTGAGAGAAGAGAACAAACAACATCCACGCTATCCGTTGCGGTTGCGGGTCGGGTTGACCTTGGGACGGGTGGGAATGGTGGAGGATCAGCTTCTGGGCAAGGTGCTGACCGAGGCGGCCCGTCTCATCGATCATGACTGGATCAAAAAGGTGTTGGATGAACGCCCGGAAAATCCCCTGGTTTTGGTAACCTCGGCGTTTTTCTGGGATGATTGGTATAATCATGCGTTCAGGTTGGATGCGGCATTGTGTTATCCCACCGAGAGACCCTGGATCCAAGAGGATTTGTCCGTCAAGCATGACAAAACCGTGGCGGCCCATGTTCAGGTTGTTCCCGAATTATGGGCGACCATCAAAAGGCGGTTTCCGCCCCAGGGGAAAACCGCTTCCTCTGCCCCGGATTTGACTCCCTGGCTCCAATCGCTTTTGGATCGCGTCCGACATATAAAAATCAGTGGGATCGGCAGCGGGGCCGGGCGGGGCCGGAGTGCCAATCTGTATCCCATCGAGGAACTTTATACCACCTTGAAGAGCCAAGCGGCGGAGTTGCGGGGCCAGGGCCATGCGGCAGAGTTGCAGGGCCATGGTCATGCGGCGAAATTGCGGGGCGATGCGGCGGAGTTGCAGGACTTCGTGGATGAACAGGGTGTTTTTGCAGCCCTGGGCAGAGGTGCGGGCGAGGAAATGCTGGAGCGGGTTGCCCTGCGTGCCGAGCCGATCTCTCTTGCCACGTTGTTGCCAATACATCGGCGGTTATACATCGAGGGGCAACCGGGGGCCGGCAAGACGACTTTTTTGCACCTGGTCGCGGCCATGCTGGCCAAGGATTTATTACGGGAGGATTGCCCGGTTGGGAGTAGCTGGCGATCCCGTTATCTGGGCATGGATGACCGCCAAGTTGCGCCCCTGCCACTTTTGTTGAAAATTTCCGAATTGGCCGCGCTGCTGGCGGATAAAAACACCCCCAAAAGAGCGGATGACCGTTTTCGATTGTTGGATCTGCTCCAGACCACGGCGGATGCCAGGCCGGATTTGGCATGGCGGAATTATTGGGAAGGGTTGCTGAAAGAAGGCCGGGTTGTGTTGCTCCTGGATGGCCTGGACGAGGTGGTGGAAGAGGGAGTGCGGGCGCAGGTCTTTGAAATATTCCAAAATGCGGCAACCCACTGGCCGCAAAGTGCCATCATCGTCAGCAGTCGGCCTTATGGAGGGGAAATCCTGCAAGAGAGGGGTTTTTACCGGGCCATGATTGCGCCTTTTGGAGCGGAGGAGACCCGGGAGTTTATCGACCGCTGGTCGGCGGCCCTGTATGGCCATGCCATAGGTGACAGGCCTGCCGGTGAAGCGGGGCAGCATGCCGATACCCTGAAGAAGGCCATTCTGGACAAGCCCGCCATTCGTAAGCTGGCGGAAAATCCCGTCATGTTGACCTGCCTGTGTGTGGTGCATTGGAACGAGGGGTCTTTGCCTGAGGGTCGGGCGCGGGTCTACAAGGCGGTGATCCACTGGTTGCTGGGCAGCAAGGAGTCTATCCGCACACAGAAGGATGCCATCCGAACAGGTGAGACGTACACCAACCGCTTTGCCTTGGAGGCTTTTGCTGCCATTGCCTTGGCCATGATGGGTGGCAAGGATGGGCACAAAAAAACCATTTTCGATCTGGAAGAGGCTGCCGAGGCCGCCGTGCCGCTGCTCGAACGCCATTTTCCACAATCTGCCGCCGCAGAAAGGTTGTCCCAGGCGCGGGCGTGGATTCATTTTGAGTGCATCTTCAGCGGTATTTTGGAAGAGACCAGCAGAAACCGCTTGCGTTTTTGGCATTTGACCTTTCAGGAGTATCTGGCGGGGCAAAATCTGGCCTGGATGAGCGATGACCCGGCCAACGGCTGGTGGCAGGTTGTGGCGGGCAGATTGGAAAACGTTGCCTGGCGGGAGACGGTGGATCTTTTTCCGGGGACGCTGTTCGATGAGGGTGGCGGACGCCGGGTGGATGAACTGCTGGCCCGGGTGCTGGAAAAGTATGCCGGTCAAGACCTGGTCGATGCTGCCCGCCAGGCTGGTCTCATGGGGCGCATTCTGGAGCCGATGCGGGTGTATGAGTATCAGCCCAAACCGGAGATCCAGGCCCAATATCGGCGGGTGCTGGATCAGGCCCTGGAAATATTCGAGTCGGAGGGGGCGGTCCTTGTACCCATCGCCGAGCGATTGCAGGCGGCGGAGGCTCTGGGCCAGGGGGGTGATCCACGCCTGGCTGAGGAAAAATGGCAAAAAAATCTCCTGGCCGTGCTCGGCACCGACATTGTTCTGGGAAAATATTTGGTGACGGTGCAGGAGTACCAGAGCTTTATCGATAATGGTGGTTATAACGATCCCGCCTATTGGCAGGAGGAACGTGCCTGGACCTTTCGCCAGGCCGAGGGGTGGCAGGAACCGGAAGATTGGGCCAAGCAATTGGGCCACCCCAACCGACCCGTGGTGGGGGTCTCCTGGTATGAAGCGTGGGCCTATTGTCTATGGATGAGCCAGCAAAAGGGGAGCCGTTTTTTTCTGCCCGAAGAGCGGGATTCGGAAAAGGCGGCCACACCCTCTCAAGGTGACTATCCCTGGGGTCCTGCGGAGCCTACGCCGGATCTGGCCAATTATGACGCAAGCAAAATAGGATCTCCCACCCCGGTAGGACTCTATCCCGCCGGCAATGGTCCTCATGGTCACTGTGATCTGGCGGGCAATGTTTGGGAGTGGAGCGCCAGTCCCAGGGAGGAGAGCAGCGGGTGGAGCAAAGAGGATATTGAAAAGCGTGGACCACCGAAGGTGGTCAGGGGCGGGTCCTGGCTCAACCCGGCTGAGTTCCTCCGGGCCGCCATCCGCAACGACTACCTCGCCGGTGGCCGCGGCGACAATCTGGGCTTTCGTCTCGCCGCCCCCGCCAGCACGCTTGGTCCTTGA
- a CDS encoding RNA-directed DNA polymerase, with the protein MRRFGNLFDEIASPNNLWRAWREFCRGKRHRTSVMAFAWRADQEVFSLNWQLMAGTYRPAGYRVKMIHEPKRRLVAAAPVRDRIVHHAIYRVLSPLLDPGLIRETWACLPGRGSHRAQIACMGAMGIFPWRMALDIRHYFPSINHTILLEDVMARRIKDRRLLELLGWICQSGNGLYRQPGMATFLGFPDNFPPDGCGLPIGNLTSQWQANHYLSGMDHHVKRVLDIPAYHRYMDDMIFFAHSKSQLEETRTAVAEWLWQHRRLKLKHPHAAVRSTKRPMTWLGKRISATGIHPSRRQLRRMQCRMAALVRHGSNKTIRHAVASYRGVLL; encoded by the coding sequence ATGCGCCGCTTTGGTAATCTTTTCGATGAAATCGCCTCCCCGAACAATCTGTGGCGGGCGTGGCGGGAGTTTTGCCGGGGGAAACGCCACCGTACCTCAGTGATGGCATTCGCTTGGCGTGCCGACCAGGAAGTCTTCTCCCTAAACTGGCAACTGATGGCAGGCACCTATCGACCGGCTGGCTATCGCGTCAAAATGATCCATGAACCCAAACGCCGCCTGGTAGCCGCCGCCCCGGTCCGGGACCGAATCGTCCACCATGCCATCTACCGGGTTCTTTCACCACTTCTCGATCCGGGATTGATCCGCGAAACCTGGGCCTGTCTGCCGGGTCGGGGAAGCCATCGGGCACAGATTGCCTGCATGGGGGCCATGGGTATTTTTCCCTGGCGGATGGCCCTGGACATTCGTCACTACTTTCCCAGTATCAACCACACCATTCTGCTGGAAGATGTCATGGCACGACGCATCAAGGATCGACGACTGCTGGAACTGCTCGGATGGATCTGCCAAAGCGGCAATGGTCTCTACCGGCAACCGGGAATGGCAACGTTTCTGGGATTTCCAGACAATTTTCCGCCAGACGGGTGTGGTCTGCCCATCGGTAATCTGACCAGCCAGTGGCAGGCCAATCATTATCTGTCCGGCATGGATCACCACGTCAAACGGGTACTCGACATTCCCGCCTATCATCGTTACATGGACGACATGATCTTTTTTGCCCATTCCAAAAGCCAATTGGAAGAGACCCGTACCGCAGTGGCAGAGTGGTTGTGGCAACATCGCCGTCTGAAGCTGAAACATCCCCATGCCGCCGTCCGCTCCACCAAACGACCCATGACCTGGTTGGGCAAACGGATTTCCGCCACCGGCATCCACCCCAGTCGGCGGCAACTTCGCCGGATGCAGTGCCGCATGGCAGCACTGGTCCGGCACGGCAGCAATAAAACCATCCGCCATGCTGTTGCTTCCTATCGGGGGGTACTGTTGTAG
- a CDS encoding four helix bundle protein: MMRPAPLHGETMRLAAMILRLTEDPVISRSPLSRRLQEGALRLLDHVVLALAGIDRQRRLAAADAELQTLRAHLLLALEMRMLEEDRFMTVAESVHHVGRQLGGWIKKIKAQSA; the protein is encoded by the coding sequence ATGATGCGTCCCGCTCCCCTTCACGGTGAAACCATGCGTCTGGCTGCCATGATTCTCCGGCTTACCGAGGATCCGGTCATCAGCCGCTCCCCTTTGAGTCGGCGGTTACAGGAGGGGGCGTTGCGACTATTGGATCATGTGGTGCTGGCTCTGGCCGGTATTGACCGACAAAGGCGTCTTGCTGCCGCCGATGCCGAACTGCAAACCCTGCGGGCACATCTGCTGTTGGCACTGGAAATGCGGATGCTGGAGGAGGATCGTTTTATGACCGTCGCTGAATCAGTCCACCATGTGGGACGACAGTTGGGCGGTTGGATCAAAAAAATCAAAGCCCAATCCGCCTGA